The nucleotide sequence TCCTTGAAACTTTTGAcatttgttcatcatattcatataTTGCTGCTGTACAAGGCAGTAACAAAACTGCAGACTTATTTTCCCTTTTGGTGGACCTAAGGATTACTACCTTGCTAAGCACTGGCTCAAATGCTCTTACCAGCCCGGTAAGAGTGGAATACATGCGGCATGCTTGGCCTTGTACAGATTTGTACATCTGACCGACCATATTTCCCTTTTCAGGAGAAAAAGAATACAGATATTTATAGGTACATAAAGAATACAACCCTAGCTGCCCTTGTGAGGTAAACGAATAAATAATGGAATCCCTAATCCAAGTCCCCGTATATGGCACTGGCAAACTCCACCATCAGGTTGTTCAGCTTCTTGTTCTGAATCCTTTGTGggatcaccttcagctcgtcactGCAACCAAAGTTCATCACAGGTCAGTCAGGTTACAGGAACACCATTCACCGGATTTTCTTAGAATTTTTGAGCTGAAAAATGCTGTACTAATTCATAGAAGCGTGTGTACCTCGGCGGGTAGCATGGAGCGGACGGGGTGAGCATCTGGGCAAACTGGAGGGCGTCCTCGGGCCGGCACACGACGTTGTTGAAGCAGAGGTAGCGGCCGAACGCCGTGGGGCACTCGTAGGCGGCCACGTGGGCGTCGGCTAGGAAGTCGGCGTCGACGGTGACGAGGACGCCGTGCTCGTACATCTCGGGGACCCCCTTGAGGCAGGGGTGGGCGGAGGAGAGCCCCGGCCCGGTGAGCAGGCCGGCGTTGATGGCCACCATGTCCACCCCTCTGTCCATGGCCAAGGCCCAGGCCGTCTTCTCCGACAGCGTCTTGGCCAGAGCGTGCCACAACTGTACCAACCACAGTAACAGTAAGTAAAACAAACTACCACTATCAATGTCAATTAATTGCGGTGTCCTAAAGGGTGTGTGTGTTGCGAAAGCATTGTTCCAAGCTTGCACATGCAACTTTGGTGACAGCTGCACGAGGAGACGCTGGTAGCTTGCGTTTGGCATTTTGGCAAACATGTCGGGAACATGGGGCCGCTGTAGTGTGTAGTGGATGGCCCCAACGAGTAGGACACTGCCTCCCATCAGAATTCAGGAACAGAGGACCAGTTCTCGTCGAAAGAACGAGAAATAAGTAGCTGGAGCAATTTAAAAGTGCGATTGTCCACCTTCTTAATTAGCATCTATATATAATAATCAAGTAAGCAAAGCAAGGATGATCTTTGTGTGGACTAGGATGTGTAGTAGAGTGCATCAGTATTTGTTTTCTTGCGGGGGACGACTAGATTATTTGTAGCTCTCTTTCTGTGTCTTAATCTTCACAGTTGGGAAGCCAGTTCTTACTAGTCTCATCCACTTATTGGGTTTGACTTACAGGTTTTGACTCTTTTTTCTTCTGTATGCAGTGCTGCTAGGCGCTTGTATTGCACCGCGGATAATTAACGCCAAGAGCGACGGGACTGCCGCGTTGCTTTCTTGGGGTCTGGTGGCCCGCTTTCTTTCCGTGCTGGGTTTCACAACAAGATTGTCTCGCTAGTTGTTGGATTCGTAACAGGACAGGCAAGCAGCTCTCCTGCTTTTCGTGCTCAAGTGCTTTGCTGGGTCTCGCAACAAGACTGTCTCAGTACTTGCCCCAAAAGAAAGAAGCTGCGGTGCTCGCGTATGAATGAATGAGTGGGCGATGGGCGCTTGATTGATTTGATTACCTTGCGTTTCCTGCAGAGGTTGAGGTCGCTCCAGTTCCTCTCGTCGAAGGCGTCGACGGGCTTGTGGTCGTCGTCCTTCCAGACGACGGCGGTGACGGAGGAGGTGAAGACCACCCGCTCCATGGTCACCGTCTGCGCGCACGCCTCCAGCACGTTCTGCGCCGCCCGGACCTCCACCTCCACCATCAACTCCTGCACCACCATCAGCCACTCAGATTAATATAATTATTAACCAGCTACTAGCACCCAACGGTCTGCTTAATTGGCGCGCAGGCGCAGCCTTGATTAGAACCAGCTGTGTGTGTGTGGTGAAGCCTCCATTCGGAGGCGTTAATGCACGCGGCGCGGGAAAGGCCTAGCGGCTTCTGCCAGGGGTTTGGAGCACAGTTAATGCTGCACTGGAGTAGTACCAGTGGTGGAGGGAGCAGCGAGAGGAAGCAGATGAGCTGTGCCATTAAGGCCCAGC is from Triticum aestivum cultivar Chinese Spring chromosome 1B, IWGSC CS RefSeq v2.1, whole genome shotgun sequence and encodes:
- the LOC123126119 gene encoding cinnamoyl-CoA reductase-like SNL6 codes for the protein MCPGAPVAAAASDKSVCVMDASGPLGHALVHRLLRRGYTVHAATYDHSLDELLAAAGHDEDRLKLFRADPFDYHTIADAVRGCSGLFCMFNTHEDQAGCDELMVEVEVRAAQNVLEACAQTVTMERVVFTSSVTAVVWKDDDHKPVDAFDERNWSDLNLCRKRKLWHALAKTLSEKTAWALAMDRGVDMVAINAGLLTGPGLSSAHPCLKGVPEMYEHGVLVTVDADFLADAHVAAYECPTAFGRYLCFNNVVCRPEDALQFAQMLTPSAPCYPPSDELKVIPQRIQNKKLNNLMVEFASAIYGDLD